The following are encoded together in the bacterium genome:
- a CDS encoding MBOAT family O-acyltransferase encodes MLFTSPIFFLLVIFVLAVWPAVAMRRRARHALIAAVSLVFYGWWDWRCIAVLVAVAATSFLTALAMERSGRRNRWLVVDLTVVLGLLVAYKYADFLLANLAALTGGAWLPGAGGEGKPGFLSLAPIGISFYTFQSLTYTFEVHRGKLPASRDPLHYFAFLSFFPQLLAGPINRAALLMPQLATDRRPTPEDRWAGLKLLLRGYFMKAVVSDGLAPVINAAFALRDAPDSSVFWWLIVAGYAVQIYADFSGYTDIARGLARLLGYEFAVNFNRPYFATSISEFWTRWHMSLSTWLRDYLFMPTINGILRRVAKLNLATVEQEMRLAYPAASLVTMLLCGLWHGAGWTFILWGGLHAVGMSVEQLTRWPKRLRRLPAGRVMVHAALVLQILVTWVVFRSASLEQAAGIIARMFAAPPGLDVLKQALGGINALNLLVLCALGIAADFDPAGRLRTRAWWPRYGEPLGYALILAAAVVFRGPGARFIYFQF; translated from the coding sequence GCGCCGGCGGGCGCGCCACGCCCTGATCGCCGCCGTTTCGCTGGTGTTCTACGGCTGGTGGGATTGGCGCTGCATCGCGGTGCTGGTGGCCGTGGCCGCCACGAGCTTCCTGACGGCGCTGGCGATGGAACGGTCGGGCCGCAGGAACCGCTGGCTCGTCGTCGACCTGACGGTGGTCCTGGGCCTGCTGGTCGCCTACAAGTACGCGGACTTCCTGCTGGCCAACCTGGCCGCCCTGACCGGCGGCGCTTGGCTCCCCGGAGCGGGGGGAGAGGGCAAGCCCGGATTCCTCTCCCTGGCGCCGATCGGGATCAGCTTCTACACGTTCCAGTCGTTGACGTACACCTTCGAGGTCCACCGCGGGAAACTGCCGGCGTCCCGCGACCCGTTGCACTACTTCGCGTTCCTCTCCTTCTTCCCGCAGTTGCTGGCGGGGCCGATCAACCGCGCCGCGCTGCTGATGCCGCAGCTGGCGACGGACCGGCGCCCCACGCCGGAGGACCGCTGGGCGGGCCTGAAGCTGCTGCTGCGCGGCTACTTCATGAAGGCCGTGGTCTCGGACGGGCTCGCTCCCGTCATCAACGCGGCCTTCGCCCTGCGCGACGCGCCGGACTCGAGCGTGTTCTGGTGGCTGATCGTCGCCGGCTACGCGGTGCAGATCTACGCCGACTTCAGCGGCTACACGGACATCGCCCGCGGATTGGCGCGCCTGCTCGGCTACGAGTTCGCCGTGAACTTCAACCGGCCCTACTTCGCGACGTCGATCAGCGAGTTCTGGACCCGGTGGCACATGTCGCTGTCGACGTGGCTCCGCGACTACCTGTTCATGCCCACGATCAACGGGATCCTGCGCCGGGTGGCCAAGCTGAACCTCGCCACCGTGGAGCAGGAGATGCGGCTGGCCTACCCGGCGGCCTCGCTCGTGACCATGCTGCTGTGCGGGCTCTGGCACGGCGCCGGTTGGACGTTCATCCTCTGGGGCGGGCTGCACGCGGTCGGGATGTCGGTCGAGCAGCTCACGCGCTGGCCGAAACGGCTGCGCCGGTTGCCGGCCGGCCGCGTCATGGTCCACGCGGCGCTCGTCCTCCAGATCCTGGTGACCTGGGTCGTCTTCCGCTCCGCGTCGCTGGAGCAGGCGGCCGGCATCATCGCGCGCATGTTCGCGGCGCCCCCCGGCCTGGACGTCTTGAAGCAGGCCCTGGGCGGCATCAACGCGCTCAACCTGCTCGTGCTGTGCGCCCTGGGGATCGCGGCGGATTTCGATCCGGCGGGGAGGCTCCGGACCCGCGCCTGGTGGCCGCGGTACGGCGAACCGCTGGGGTATGCGCTGATCCTCGCCGCCGCGGTCGTGTTCCGCGGCCCGGGCGCGCGGTTCATCTACTTCCAGTTCTAG